From a region of the Paenibacillus lutimineralis genome:
- the rsmG gene encoding 16S rRNA (guanine(527)-N(7))-methyltransferase RsmG, which translates to MDKVQDNFQKLLKEHQLELSSEQLQQFEIYYQELVSWNEKMNLTGITEREQVYVKHFYDSITLSFYMDMSQISTMADIGSGAGFPGIPLKICYPHLKLTIIDSLNKRIQFLQNVVDQLDLQDVQLIHGRAEDIARKEQFRDSYDLVSARAVARMAVLNEFCLPFVKMGGIFAAMKGLDPQEELKEAARSLTELKGKLSATHHFELPMENSERHIILINKTSSTPKKYPRKAGTPLKSPII; encoded by the coding sequence TTGGATAAGGTACAGGATAATTTTCAAAAATTATTAAAAGAGCACCAGCTTGAGCTGTCTTCGGAGCAATTGCAGCAATTCGAGATATACTATCAGGAGCTGGTATCCTGGAATGAGAAAATGAACTTAACTGGGATCACGGAGCGGGAACAGGTATATGTGAAGCATTTCTATGATTCAATCACATTGTCGTTCTATATGGACATGAGTCAGATATCGACAATGGCAGATATTGGATCAGGGGCTGGTTTTCCGGGAATACCGCTTAAAATCTGTTATCCTCATTTGAAGCTAACCATTATTGATTCTTTGAATAAGCGAATCCAATTTTTGCAAAATGTTGTCGATCAGCTCGATCTGCAGGATGTACAGTTGATTCATGGACGGGCTGAGGACATAGCTCGGAAAGAGCAATTTAGAGACTCCTACGACCTTGTATCAGCAAGAGCAGTTGCACGTATGGCTGTACTAAATGAGTTCTGTCTACCTTTTGTTAAAATGGGCGGTATCTTCGCAGCGATGAAGGGTCTGGATCCGCAAGAAGAGTTGAAGGAGGCTGCTCGCAGTTTAACTGAGCTTAAAGGTAAGCTCTCGGCAACCCATCATTTCGAGCTTCCAATGGAGAATTCGGAGCGACATATTATTCTTATCAATAAGACATCTTCGACACCCAAAAAATATCCGCGTAAAGCGGGAACACCCCTAAAATCTCCAATTATTTAG
- the mnmG gene encoding tRNA uridine-5-carboxymethylaminomethyl(34) synthesis enzyme MnmG, whose amino-acid sequence MGHYGGEFDVIVVGAGHAGCESALAAARMGSKTLMITINLDMVAFMPCNPSIGGPAKGHVVREIDALGGEMGRNIDKTFIQMRMLNTGKGPAVHALRAQADKFSYQHTMKETLEKEKNLTLRQGMVEELIVEDGQCVGVITKTGTEYRAKAVVLTTGTYLRGKIIMGELMYESGPNNQQPSVQLSHNLKELGFELVRFKTGTPPRVHKDTIDFSQMEIQPGDENPKFFSYETKSSDNEQLPCWLTYTSIETHDIINANLHRAPMFSGVIEGTGPRYCPSIEDKIVRFSDKPKHQIFLEPEGKNTSEYYVQGFSTSMPEDVQVQMLRSVPGLQNAEMMRNGYAIEYDAIVPTQLWPSLETKRISGLFTAGQINGTSGYEEAAGQGIMAGINAARKVQGKEPVILDRSQGYMGVLIDDLVTKGTNEPYRLLTSRAEYRLLLRHDNADLRLTPLGHEIGLISEQRYEQFLDKKQKVEDEIARLKETKVKPSEINELLTSIGSAPIQDGSNLLTILRRPEVTYAHIDSFSPSEVQLDDDMKEQVEIQIKYAGYIEKQLLHVERLQKMERKKLPENINYEDIQGLAIEARQKLAKIRPISIGQASRISGVTPADISILLVYLEHYNRVTAAGGPSIG is encoded by the coding sequence ATGGGTCATTATGGCGGCGAATTTGATGTAATTGTCGTCGGTGCAGGACATGCTGGTTGTGAGTCCGCATTGGCGGCTGCCCGAATGGGAAGTAAGACGTTAATGATTACAATTAATCTGGACATGGTGGCATTTATGCCGTGCAATCCTTCGATTGGTGGTCCGGCCAAAGGCCATGTTGTTCGTGAGATTGACGCGCTTGGTGGAGAGATGGGGCGTAATATCGATAAGACTTTCATCCAAATGCGGATGTTGAATACAGGTAAAGGACCTGCCGTGCATGCACTTCGTGCTCAAGCGGATAAATTTTCTTATCAGCATACGATGAAAGAGACGCTGGAGAAGGAGAAGAATCTGACACTTCGCCAGGGAATGGTTGAGGAATTAATTGTTGAGGACGGGCAATGTGTCGGCGTCATTACAAAGACCGGAACAGAGTATCGTGCCAAGGCAGTAGTACTTACGACAGGAACTTATCTGCGCGGCAAGATTATTATGGGTGAATTGATGTATGAGAGCGGCCCAAATAATCAGCAGCCATCGGTGCAGCTGTCCCATAATCTGAAGGAACTCGGATTTGAATTGGTTCGCTTCAAGACAGGGACTCCACCACGGGTCCATAAGGATACGATTGACTTCTCACAGATGGAGATCCAACCTGGGGATGAGAATCCGAAGTTCTTCTCCTATGAGACGAAGAGTTCGGACAATGAGCAGCTTCCGTGTTGGTTAACTTATACGTCGATCGAAACCCATGACATTATCAATGCTAATCTTCATCGTGCACCGATGTTCTCTGGGGTGATCGAAGGGACGGGCCCACGTTATTGCCCATCGATTGAGGATAAGATCGTTCGTTTCAGCGATAAGCCGAAACATCAGATCTTCCTGGAACCAGAGGGCAAGAATACATCAGAGTATTATGTACAAGGCTTCTCGACCAGTATGCCTGAGGATGTCCAAGTGCAAATGCTTCGTTCTGTTCCAGGCCTGCAAAATGCTGAAATGATGCGTAATGGTTATGCGATTGAATATGATGCAATTGTACCGACTCAGCTCTGGCCATCCCTGGAGACCAAGCGAATTTCCGGTTTGTTCACAGCGGGACAAATCAATGGTACCTCTGGTTATGAGGAAGCAGCTGGACAAGGGATTATGGCGGGAATTAATGCAGCTCGCAAGGTGCAAGGCAAAGAGCCAGTCATTCTTGATCGTTCTCAAGGATATATGGGTGTGTTGATCGACGATCTAGTGACGAAGGGAACGAATGAGCCTTACCGCTTGCTTACTTCCCGAGCTGAATATCGGCTATTGCTCCGTCATGATAATGCGGATCTTCGCCTTACGCCACTGGGTCATGAAATCGGGCTCATTAGCGAACAACGTTATGAGCAATTCCTCGACAAGAAGCAGAAGGTAGAGGATGAGATAGCTAGACTCAAGGAGACGAAGGTTAAGCCTTCGGAGATCAATGAGTTGCTCACTTCTATCGGATCAGCTCCAATTCAGGACGGAAGCAATTTGTTAACGATTTTGCGGCGTCCGGAAGTGACGTACGCTCATATCGATTCCTTCTCCCCATCTGAGGTACAGCTGGATGATGATATGAAGGAACAGGTGGAAATTCAAATTAAATATGCCGGTTATATTGAGAAGCAATTGCTGCATGTGGAGCGTCTGCAGAAGATGGAACGGAAGAAACTGCCTGAGAATATTAACTATGAAGATATTCAAGGCTTGGCTATAGAGGCGCGGCAGAAGCTTGCTAAGATTCGCCCTATCTCAATCGGCCAGGCTTCAAGAATTTCGGGTGTAACGCCAGCGGATATTTCCATTTTATTGGTATATTTGGAGCACTATAATCGCGTTACTGCTGCAGGAGGACCTTCGATTGGATAA